The DNA sequence AAAGTATAAAGGTACGCtggatgatacaattgctggattcacgtCAACAAAACACACACGTAGTTTTTTTCAACTGCATTAACTCTAtataccccaacattaagttcacctgtgaatagGAAAAAAAACTATCCAACAGCATTTCTCAAGctcacaagaaccaatacacaattcaaaacagaaatccagaGAAAAATCACTGATACTGGTTTGTACATTCCCTGGGACttggcacatgaaacaaaacaaaaactgaacatatCAATAAACCAAATACACAGTCACAAAACCATGCTTAAccgatgaaattaacaaaataaaacaacacttcatcaacatcaacaaatttcctccaaacaccattcaataaaattatatgtgcACACCTAGTctaatcaacaacaaacaaatgaaaataaatcccaagatataacaaactacaaaaccttagaCTGCTTCATACCATATGTAcccaacatcagcaaaaaaataaccatttggaaaaatacaacattccagtaaataccaaatttattcaaaaaccaagtacaaaactgaaatccatgctatgtaaaaactaaactgacaaatgcaacaaaaaacattatttacaaaatacaatgcaacaactgtcaagagttgtatattggagaaacaagcagaaaaatggaaaccagattcaaagaacatgtttttgaacactacaaatcaaatacacaacatataaccatagaaaacacctgaatactaagtagggaaacaaatgcaaaatcaaagaagccctatttatacggcaactaaaaccaaaattaaactaatataaggaacacctttatacctatactaattaataacctaacatctaactgcaacgccctaCAATCATGTACCCGCTTATATTCTCGTTCTAAGACGCGCCTGGCAaaatcagttgcaaactctccctttgttaacttgaagatgacctaggaaggttgaaatgttgttctctgctgtattagtaaaagtgttaatacccatagcagccgcccaactgagatacagttttacttcaagtgggtttcttatcattaTGAAAGATTAAGAGAAATTATAATGTTAGATTCATATAGTTAATGACCTCATCTTTCCCTAGTACTGTATGGTATGAACTTCTATATGGAGAGTGGCCTTTTCATGGACAGCCACCAGAGGGCATTATCTGGCAAGTAGGAAAGGGAATGAAGCAGCCTCTTACCAACATTCAGGCCTCTCAAGATGTGAAGGTATGGAAACTGTCTTCagacaaataattataaataatcattaaactTTGATTACTGTTTAATGATTTATCACTGTAATAAATGTTGCTGCTATGGTTGATTTGAATCTTCTTTGCAGAAAGTACAGAACATcaactttttcttattttattgtgtgATTCATATGACCTGATGTTTTAAacactttctgtattattttactaaagattGAGAGTATCTAGCTGCACATCACCTAAGATAAATTACAGTTTCGCTTCAACAGCTAACTTCGTGCACCATGGGTTCTCTATGTATATATCCATggcctttaatttttttttccctttgtaAAAAGCACAGTTAACAAAGATAAagtttgttaaagtaaaataaaaagtatatttttcttttaggaTATTTTAATGGCCTGCTGGGCATACAAACCAGTAGAGCGACCACACTTTGGAAACATCCAGTCAACACTCCTCAAGCTTCCAAAGAAACGATTAGCAAGGAGTCCCTCCCATCCTATTCACCTTTCACGCTCAGCAGAATCAGTCTTGTAGTGAAGAGAATTCCAAGCTGTTCTGTAAATATTGTCGTCAGGATCTGTGCATTCATCAGTTTTAAACACCATATTAATTTCAAGAGAAGTTTCAGGAACAGTGGGGCATATGAAACTTATTTCCAGGCCTTTTGTTGGAATGTGGCTTAAGAGGAAATGCTCCTTTCACTTGGGACAGTTAGCTGCCTTTTTTAGTAGACTTACAATACCaaactaattttctttatttattaaaatacaacaaaatgtaTGTACAACACTGCTTAAGGAGAAACTCCAACAGTTTTTAGGTATTTTTCACGCTGATGATATTTTTTCTTGTAAGGTTGGTTTTAAGAAGGTGTAGCATTTCCTCTAAGCTTGTGCCCCTAGGTGTCCACTTCTTTTATAGaataaagtgaattttttttttcaaagtcttATGTAATACCCTACTGGTGCTACATCACAGAAATTACTTCTTATGACACAAGAAAAGAcgttatacattaaaaaaaaactgttagtaTAAACATTACCTAATTGAATGTAACAATATATTACCACTGGAAAAGGTACCAGCTTTGTTATGttgattgttttatgttattacagattaatttattactattcaTACATCTGTGTGGTGGAGTAGGTTGTTAGCTTTTTCCCACTTTTGGTAGACTAGGACAGAGAGGGTGTTATATGGCCCTTGTCTCGTTACCAAGTTTAACATATGCCACCTAGTGCTTTATGATCCAAAGATGCTACAGTTAAAATCATCACATCTACCTTTGCTTGTTGTCTGTTTCaatgtatgtttttttacatttaggtGTTACACGTTTTTGAAACATGCTCGAACATTAGAGATAACTTCTACTTCCTGCTTTAGCCTCTCCTCATATTTATGCCATACACAAAAGGTAGATTCTTTGTTATCAAGTGTACAAATTATATGTGtattgtatatacatgtataaaatctagacttaatgttttgtattaatttcaatttaatgTCTTCTGTCACATTATGTAAAATAAGGTCCAATAGGCCACAAGAAAAGTTAGGCTTAGACTGTACAGGCCCTAGGTATGGAAAACTTGTAgtattcagtttattttcaaGCCAGTCACACATCACTGTAAATATAGAAGGGCAGTATTTATCTGCCTCAGAACATTCTCCAGCTGGTGCTTCACTGTAAGTGTGGGAGTAGAATCAGTTGTGATTTGGTAAAAGTCACGTCTAAGCTGGAAAGACGGCAGTTAATGAATCTTTCACTTTAAAAGGACAATCTTTTTGCAGTAGGATAAAGAAAACTGAATGATGTTTTGTCTTACTTTCGATGTGATCTGTGAAAACATTTATGCATATTTCTACTAGTTAGTTGAATATCCTCAGCTAACACTTAGTTCTACTTAAAGGTTAGTGTATCATCCACCTCACTTTCTACTTCACTCTTGCTGTGTATAAAGGTTCACAGAACTGTGTATGTGATCCATCACCTGTATTTATGTGCAAACTTTAGCCTAAGagtgtaaatacaaataaataattataatatgatgtttgttttgtaataattttctgAAAGAAAGATACCAACATTGTTCATGAAATTAGACCTGGCAGAATTTATGATGTGCTGACATTTTAGTCTTGCCTAATAAAGCACTTATTTTACAGGCATATGGGGACATAGAAGTTCCACTTAGTTAATTGCTCCAAACAAATCTCCACTCATCAGTTCCTAGCTGAATTCTCTGAGTAATCCACCCAATGCCCACAAGTCCAGAAATAAATCTTCCAAAATGTAACTTGGTAAAGTCTCTGGAAAGTTTCAAGGTCTGTTCGAGATTCTTCTTTAAACCTATAGAAATAATGCATGATTATTGAGGATATCTGAAGTTTAGGTACACACTCAAGAACTTTATAAGTTTCACGTTTTTGCATTAGTGGTGTTATAACTGTAAAAGACGCCTTTACAAATACTAacttaaacatgaaataaataatatttttaaatttccaaaaaaTCTATGATAAGGACTTTCAGATGTATAACTAGTGGAAAATTACATACCCTGTTTCAACTGATTTTGAAGATATGCAAGATCGTGAATCCCACTAacgttctgtaaaaaaaaaatagaaaacgtTGTAAGTGTCAAAATATTCTAGTGCAACCACATTATAGTCTTTTTACACCatctttctttattcattgaTTAAAATCTCTCTTCCAAATACTAGTAGTAGATGTATGCAACCAATCCAATCTGTGTTTAAAATCCATCAGTTAACAACATAGGCTCTTGTAAGAAGAAAAGTTTCTTTCACTCAGCCTGGACATGCTCGCCTTTGAGTTTTCTTATACTGTTTCATGCACTTGCCAGTTTTTTCCTCTTTAAATTACTCATTTCAATAAGATTAACTATTAGCATTTGAAATAACTTTCTATAGCAGTAATTTAAGATTCACTTTCTTGGCATTCACCTAAAAATGTTATAGTAACAAAACCTACACCGAACGGTTAAAGGTACCAAACCCACCTCGCATACCAAGTTGTTGACATTCAACAGAAGCCACTGTAGTACACAGGCTTGGAAGAGAGCTTCCAGTTGATCCTGATTATTGGACAGTTCGTGCAGGAAAATGTGTATCTCAACTGAAAAAATGAGGTAATTAAATCCTGAGTGAGAAAAGGTAGTTGAGAAATATGACTTTGACGAGTGTGTCTTTAACATAGTAATTTTATGGGCAACATAAATCATCACACAGTTACAAATCAGTGATAAGTACCCACAGACACTATACAGGGTGATTATATCTTAAAACCTGCTTGCACACATTTCATGACACTTTCATGTCTTAAATGCAACTTTTGTTTGTGAGGTACTATGTTAAAAATTTCATGAATAAAAGGAAAAGATAATTACTACATTTTAGATTGAATTCATATAAGTGAAGGTCAGTTTGAATTTAGGATATGCATGACCTATTTTGCAGCTGCTGGAATATATACTTTAGCAATAAATCACTTAAAAATTGAGAAGTATGGTATGTCAAAACTTTGACCTACATACACTGTAAATTTGAAGGTGGACGACTTTTTGATCTCTACAGGCACATAACTAGCTACAAAACATTGTGTTTTGTTCCtacataagaatatttataacttttattttaaattttagttcttcctactctttcttttttaaggaaaaagttaaaatacgAAATGATTTAAAGTACTGTTAATGCAAACTAATGgttaaatatttaagttgttaCAATACATACcaacaataaatgtttcaacCTGTAGTATAAAGCTTTTCTTGAGTTTACAGGTAGATAATGAAACACATACCAGatgtaaatttgaaaaattacaagAGAAAGAACCCCACATTAGAACCTTCACTAAATATACTAGGATCTGATGTTACCTTTACCATACCTTCTTTCAAGGTCAACAAGTAAGAAGCAGTctgataaattttctttaatagaATCAGTTCTTGAGGGCTTTAttcaaagtataaaaaacaaGTTAATCACCAAAGTTATGGAGTAATTTAATAGTAATATACTTTTATATCAACATAGAAGTGGtgttaaattacaagttttttcttatatttcctAATTAACAGTAAACAGCATGATAATTTCCTTTAAATCCTTAATGACATgcttttaaacataaaatgaataaaattattgtcCTCTGTTTAATATGCTACATATAACATATTATTCCAGTAAATTTTAAGGATAATACACCCAAACTACAGTGTCTATTGATGGTTCAGTTGAACCTTGATTAAGAGGCATAACAACATTAATGGCCAACATTTTCAGTGCCTTTCTTTTTCCTATTATTTGTAACCAAAACAAGTCTTACAATAACAAGCACCTCGCTATTCTGCATTAAAGGAGGTGTCTTGGTTCACGTATAAACACTCACTTTATTGAGTAGTTAGTTATCTTTATATGAACTGTATGGTACACCAATAAAGTTCAAGCATCCCAGCAGGATgaacaatatttaaatacttgtGATGTTTATTGGTTGAGCTCTGAACCATCTACTGTAATAAACCTTGTCACTCTGGGGGATTCTCATTGTAAACACCACAGGAATACATAAGCTACTAAATTCTACGTCATGTTCACAGAGCAGGGGTCAATTCAGCTTATTTCTTTCCAAAGGCTTTGTTGCTCTTGAGAGTGTCGTGATATGTAAACAGTCTAATGGGTGGTATGTTGCTTTATTTTCAGCAGATTTCTATTTCAGTCATTGACAGTATAATAAACGTGAAATGTTTAGCACTTCAAACTCTGAAGTTCTTTGAAGCTTTGTgaccaataataaacaaaaaaggtCATAGCTAATCCATTCCCTGAGACAACCTCTTGACAATGTTGAACTTGTACAACCGTATCGTGCATGCAGCAAACAGAATGGGGGAAAGAGCTTAAAATTCGTAAATTTAGTATGGTCATTATAGTATCTAGCTTTGTATGGCCTACTTTTGATATTAAGAGCATTTGAATGTCAATGGAAAGGTGCCCTGTACTTTAGTATAGAAACTTCTGAAGGTAACATATCTTACTACTGTAACATTCTTAATATAATAACTTCCAAAGGTAATACACCTCACTACAAtgacttttcaaaatatatatctcACTACAGCAACATTTTAAGATAACGTACCTCAGTACAGCATCTTTCAGAGATGAACCAAGGAATATTTTGACTTTTTCTGGCCATACTTGGAGCCACACACTTTCACAGCTGTTAGCTCTTGGTACAGACAACAACAATCCTGTTTTCAAGTAATGTGATACAATGATCTGGTAACGAGCAACATTGAATGTTTCCATAACAACAGCAGTAACAGCAGCATAATTGGCATAGAGGTGGATAGTAGTAAAAAGTAGAAATAATGTCCAAATTAggctgtattaaaataaaaatagataccATAACCATGGAGTTCTTATGTTTTGTGTACCttcttcaaaaaacaaaagtatttcttAATTCATTTCATGAGCTCTTCTTAAAGTATTAGGTTCTCTAAATTCCTCTAAAAATACTGGCATGCATATAAGGTTTGTACACAAATGTTGTAAATTCACTTCTCTCagtgatacaaaaatattttaattttcaggaTAAACTTGCATTTGAAGTGAGAACTACATTAGATGGAGAATCTCTTCTAATGTTTCCTCCTTTAATgtgattataaaacattttccattTTATATTCTGTGTTCTTATTCCACAGTGTGGAAAAATTTACTTtcttcaaattaattaaattccTTTAAGTTCCACAGTTTGTCAGAACACTTGTAAATTATAACATTCAATATTTATTGCACTATTTTCAATAACACTGAAATAAATTCATTACTTATCATAAATTAAAGTCATGTTCTATTCTTAGAGGAATAAAGTCTAAACAAGTTTATTCTATAAACTGTAGCATTATatcaaaacaatgtttcaaactcATAGTCATAAAGTAAGGGCTAAAATAGTGATCTTTTAACAGAATACTGTTTTGAATAGTGCATTAAGAANNNNNNNNNNNNNNNNNNNNNNNNNNNNNNNNNNNNNNNNNNNNNNNNNNNNNNNNNNNNNNNNNNNNNNNNNNNNNNNNNNNNNNNNNNNNNNNNNNNNNNNNNNNNNNNNNNNNNNNNNNNNNNNNNNNNNNNNNNNNNNNNNNNNNNNNNNNNNNNNNNNNNNNNNNNNNNNNNNNNNNNNNNNNNNNNNNNNNNNNNNNNNNNNNNNNNNNNNNNNNNNNNNNNNNNNNNNNNNNNNNNNNNNNNNNNNNNNNNNNNNNNNNNNNNNNNNNNNNNNNNNNNNNNNNNNNNNNNNNNNNNNNNNNNNNNNNNNNNNNNNNNNNNNNNNNNNNNNNNNNNNNNNNNNNNNNNNNNNNNNNNNNNNNNNNNNNNNNNNNNNNNNNNNNNNNNNNNNNNNNNNNNNNNNNNNNNNNNNNNNNNNNNNNNNNNNNNNNNNNNNNNNNNNNNNNNNNNNNNNNNNNNNNNNNNNNNNNNNNNNNNNNNNNNNNNNNNNNNNNAGTTTATTTTCTCTATAATGGcttcatattgtaatataaaatgtgttaatgtgaAAACAATGAGGTTCCTACTTACAGCTCTAATAAGCAAAATATGTTAAATCTCTTAATATGGACTCAGTACATATGACtgaccatgtgacctctttgtactcattcaATCTTttggatttaatatttttttaatttccattatA is a window from the Tachypleus tridentatus isolate NWPU-2018 unplaced genomic scaffold, ASM421037v1 Hic_cluster_1, whole genome shotgun sequence genome containing:
- the LOC143241680 gene encoding uncharacterized protein LOC143241680; its protein translation is MIYVAHKITMLKTHSSKSYFSTTFSHSGFNYLIFSVEIHIFLHELSNNQDQLEALFQACVLQWLLLNVNNLVCENVSGIHDLAYLQNQLKQGLKKNLEQTLKLSRDFTKLHFGRFISGLVGIGWITQRIQLGTDEWRFVWSN